One Streptomyces sp. NBC_00690 genomic region harbors:
- the tpg gene encoding telomere-protecting terminal protein Tpg, translating into MSDDEQQTQPAPRRGKVLEALARAERKVFTRPAPKSPKAQVEFLLTRVKGSTKAVAERLGASRRTVERYRAGKVTKPQKRLQAALVEATESEWQPQVRARARQQASTSSGMVVEVTAYFGFACKGSSDDGRERQITTDISPFYTQQILQLQEAGATEEELHPIVAEAITESYFTDWGTRAAGLRADFTHVSTIEFRF; encoded by the coding sequence ATGAGCGATGACGAGCAGCAGACACAGCCGGCCCCGCGCCGCGGCAAGGTTTTGGAGGCCCTCGCGCGGGCGGAGCGGAAGGTGTTCACCCGGCCCGCGCCGAAATCCCCGAAGGCACAGGTGGAATTCCTCCTCACGCGGGTGAAGGGGTCGACCAAGGCTGTGGCGGAGCGCCTGGGCGCCTCGCGCCGGACGGTGGAGCGTTACAGGGCCGGCAAGGTGACGAAGCCGCAGAAGCGGCTCCAGGCCGCCTTGGTGGAGGCGACCGAATCCGAGTGGCAACCGCAGGTCAGAGCACGGGCACGTCAACAGGCGTCCACCTCCAGCGGGATGGTCGTGGAGGTCACGGCGTACTTCGGATTCGCCTGCAAGGGCAGCTCGGACGATGGCCGCGAGCGCCAGATCACCACGGACATCTCGCCCTTCTACACGCAGCAGATCCTTCAGCTTCAGGAGGCCGGTGCGACGGAAGAGGAGCTTCACCCCATCGTCGCGGAGGCCATCACGGAGTCGTATTTCACGGATTGGGGCACCCGTGCCGCTGGCCTGCGCGCGGATTTCACGCACGTCTCGACAATAGAATTCCGATTCTGA
- a CDS encoding nuclear transport factor 2 family protein yields the protein MPIATSTNTRTVVEELLRRIGEGDPERTAELYAERGDWKLNWPESEHGRTATPWIRHRSTRADAAAHYRELAEHHVPEQVATEVERILIDGNDAVVIGEIRQTARSTGRAYRARFAMHLTFEDGLVTRHHIYEDSLAVAQAFDTGDQ from the coding sequence ATGCCCATAGCTACATCTACGAACACACGGACCGTGGTTGAGGAGTTGCTGCGCAGGATCGGTGAGGGCGACCCCGAGCGCACCGCCGAGCTGTACGCCGAGCGGGGCGATTGGAAGCTGAACTGGCCGGAGTCCGAGCACGGTCGTACTGCCACGCCCTGGATCCGTCATCGGTCCACCCGGGCCGACGCGGCCGCCCACTATCGCGAACTTGCCGAGCACCACGTGCCGGAGCAGGTGGCGACTGAGGTTGAGCGCATCCTCATCGACGGAAACGACGCGGTTGTGATCGGCGAGATTCGCCAGACCGCTCGCTCCACCGGACGTGCGTATCGCGCACGGTTCGCTATGCACCTCACCTTCGAAGACGGCTTGGTCACCCGGCACCATATCTACGAGGACAGCCTCGCCGTGGCCCAGGCATTCGACACCGGAGACCAGTGA